Below is a window of Haloterrigena alkaliphila DNA.
CCGCTGGGCGACGTGGCCGATCAGGCCCAGATCGTCAGCGGAAACAAGAATGCCGTCATCCAGTCGCTCACGGTCACGATTACCGAAGCGACACAGACGGGAGAAAACACCGTCGAACTGGCCGGTGAGTTCGTTGCCGAAGTCCTGCCTAATGTCAACGCCAACGAGAACGCGTTGCAGACGAATAGTGGGACTTTCGAGGGCGCAACGGCGACGCTACAGCCCGCGGAAACGGCAGAGGATACGGTGAGTACACAGCAGCAAACGTGTGACATCCTCTTCCTCAATCTGGGCCCGATCGACCTCAACCTGCTGGGCCTCGTCGTCAATATCTCCGAGATAACCGTCAACGTAGATGCACAGTCGGGCGGGGGGAACCTCCTCGGGAACCTGCTCTGTGCAGTCGCCGGCCTCCTCGATCCGCAGGGAGTAAACTAAACGCCTTCGACCGTCTGGAACCCGTAGTTTGCCGCACTCAGCGGTCCGATCTCCGTTCGGCGCTATCCGGGCTCCGGGCGGTGGAACGATCGGTCAACGCTTTCGTTGTTTTTCCAGCGATCACTCGGCGTATAACCGGCGGCGAGACGGGGACCGCACGATCCTCAGGAAGACAGACACAACGCCGCAGTCGACGACTATCTCGGCATCGGCTACGCGCTTCTAGTTCAAATAGTTTACAAGAGTTCGGGCGGGGCGTCCGACGGCCGAACGTCGAATCCGCCGCTATCGGCCGGTCAGTCGTCGGCCGGTACTGCTCGTTCAGCGCGTTCGTCGTCGGTCAGCAGCGGCGTGCCGTCGGCCTTCGGCCCCAACTGCGGGCCGAACGGTGGCTCGTCGGCGTCGATGACGCGTCGCGTCTCGTAGTCGGTCGAGCGCTCGACCGGGACCCGACCGATCGAGGAGATCATCTCGACGTAGTCCGCGAACGACCGGAACTCGCCGTGCTCCCCGCCGGCGCGGGTCGTGATCTCCTCGGAGAGGATCGTCCCCATGTAGTCGTCGGCGCCACAGGAGAGCATCTTCAGCCCCTGTTCGTCGCCGTACTTGACCCACGAGGACTGGACGTGATCGACGTTGTCGAGGAACAGTCTCGAGACGGCGATCATGAGTTCGTCCTCGTCGGTGCTCGCGCCGCCGGAGACCACGTCGTGCTCGAAGAGGGGGGTGTTCTGGTGGATGAAGGAGAGCGGGACGAACTCGGAGATGTTTCCGGTCCGGTCCTGCAGGTCCCGAATCCGCTTCAGGTGCATCGCGCGGTGGGCCTCGTTCTCGACGTGGCCGTACATGATCGTCGCCGTCATGCCGAGGCCGACGCTCGCGGCGGCCTCCATCGCCTCGAGCCACTCCTCGGTGCCGATCTTGCCGGGGCAGATCACGTCCCGCACTTCCTCGACGAGGATCTCGGCGGCCGTTCCGGGGACGGTGTCGAGTCCCGCGTCCTGCAGCCGGCGGAACACCTCCTCGTAGGACCACTCCGTTCCGCGGCGGGCGTGGTAGGCCTCTTCGGGGGTCATCGAGTGGACGTGGACGCCGTCGACGCTCATCGCCGCGATCTGGTCGACGTAGGTGCCGGGGCTGGTCGCGTAGACCTCGGGGGGCTTGTAGTTGACTTCCTTCGGGTTCGGGTGGGCCTCGAGGATCTCCCGGTGCTCGTCGTCGAGGGCGAACGCGGGGTGGAGGCCGGAGACGGAGGTAACTTCGTAGATGCCCCGCTCGACGGCGTCGGCGACGACCTCGCGGGACTCCGCGGGGGTTTTCGTGAAGCCCGCGGTCTCGACCTCGCTCTCGCGTTCGAACGTGTGGGCGGCGTCCTTGAAATTACAGAACAGACAGCCCACGTTACACGCGGTCGTGACGTTGTTGTTCAGGTTGGCGACGAAGGTGACCTCCTCGCCGACGACCTCGGCGCGGCGGCGGTCGGCGGCCTCAAGGACTCGTTCCTTGCGCCGGCGATCGATGCCGTCGCTGTCCGACCCGGTCGTGAGCAACTCGATGGCGTCGTCGACCGTGAGCCGGTCGCCGGCGCGCGCCTTCTCGAGTGCGTTCTCGAACGATTGGTCGGTCTCGGGAACGTGGTCGTACGTGAGGTCTGCCTCGGTCACCGGTCGCTCCATCGGCGTATCAATCTCGGTACAGCGAGAAAAGGGTGATGGATCGTTCGTCCCGCCCGCTCGAGGAACTGACGTCCCGGTCGGTGTGTGCGGGTCGACTCTCTCGGTCACGGCCGCGTTCCGCGCCGGCGTGTACG
It encodes the following:
- the cofH gene encoding 7,8-didemethyl-8-hydroxy-5-deazariboflavin synthase subunit CofH codes for the protein MERPVTEADLTYDHVPETDQSFENALEKARAGDRLTVDDAIELLTTGSDSDGIDRRRKERVLEAADRRRAEVVGEEVTFVANLNNNVTTACNVGCLFCNFKDAAHTFERESEVETAGFTKTPAESREVVADAVERGIYEVTSVSGLHPAFALDDEHREILEAHPNPKEVNYKPPEVYATSPGTYVDQIAAMSVDGVHVHSMTPEEAYHARRGTEWSYEEVFRRLQDAGLDTVPGTAAEILVEEVRDVICPGKIGTEEWLEAMEAAASVGLGMTATIMYGHVENEAHRAMHLKRIRDLQDRTGNISEFVPLSFIHQNTPLFEHDVVSGGASTDEDELMIAVSRLFLDNVDHVQSSWVKYGDEQGLKMLSCGADDYMGTILSEEITTRAGGEHGEFRSFADYVEMISSIGRVPVERSTDYETRRVIDADEPPFGPQLGPKADGTPLLTDDERAERAVPADD